CAGGTATGGTACAGTCGTAAGTGAACTCGTCCTGTGATACAGACTGCCATGCAGAACGGATGTCACCATAATTGCTGTGGTGGTGGCCACGTGCACTGGTGATAAGTTGCTGTCCTTCGGGAAGGGTGGTACGACAGTCGGGCTTAGGCTGAAGAATGATGTGGTGGAAACCAGGATCCTGATCATCCCATTCAATACCGAGCATATAGCGATACATCCACTCGCCTACGGCACCATAGGCATAATGGTTGAACGAGTTCATGCCAGGATCGCCGAAACCGGTTTCGAGTGTATAGCTATTCCAACGCTCCCAGATAGTGGTAGCACCTTGGTCAATGCTATAGAGCCAAGAAGGACATTCGCGTTGGAGCAGCAGGTCGTAGGCCAGGTCAGTCATGCCGAAACGTGACAAGGTGGTGTTCAGAATCGCTGTTCCGGCAAATCCTGTGTTCAACTTATACTTGTTGCGAATGATAGCCTTGCTCAGACGGTCTTTGATGGTGTTAATCTCAGTATCGCCTTCCAGCATATTGTATTCAAGGGCCATGAGGAAAGCTGTCTGCGTGTTCTGGCGGATCGTAGGAGTGATATAGCGTGAACGGAACTCGCTCTTGATGTTTTGGTACAATTCCTCATACTGTTGAGCTTTCTGAGCATAGATGTCGTTAGGAGTCTGGCTTAATGCTTTCGACATTGTAGCCATGAGCTGCGCATCAAGACCGTAGTAGGCCACTGCAATGTAACGGGTGTCTGTATTTACAAACGACAGCCAGTCACCCCATGTGAGACCACCGCCATTGTACTTGTAGCCATCGAAAACCTGAGTAGAAAGATAATCCATGTAGCGGGTCATTGACTCGTAGTTTTCACGAAGTGCTTCAACGTTGCCAGTCATCATATAGATGTTGTACGGAACAAGGATACCGGCATCTGCCCATACGCACTGTCCGAAGGGAGTTCCCCAGTTTTCTGGTGCTACGCCAGGATATGCTCCTTCGTTGTTCTGACCATCGCGCATGTCTTGCATCCACTTGCGGTAGAATGATTCCATGTGAGCATTGAACATGCCTGTGCGTGAGAACACCTGAGTGTCGGCAGTCCATCCCAATCGCTCGTCGCGTTGAGGACAGTCGGTGGGAATACTGAGCAAGTTGCCTCGCTGTCCCCATGTGATGTTCGAGAACAGTTGGTTCACCATCTCATTGCTCGTCTCCAGCGATCCCAATTCATCGGTTGAAGAACTGATGGGTTGGGCTTCAATAGCCAGAATTTCAACATCATCGCCTGGAGTAATTTCGCAGTAGCGGAATCCGAAGAAAGTTGTTGATGGGTGGTACTGTTCGCCGTCTTCATCACCTCGCAGGGTGTAATAGAGAGATGCTTTGGCAGAGCGTAGGTTGGTAAGATAGGGCGTTCCACCAGGGCCGTCATTGCCACGACTGCGAGAACCATTGTCGTTAAGCATCTCTACAAAGCGCATCTTCAGTCGGTTGCCCGATTTTCCTTTAACCTTGAAGTTTACCCAGCCCACAATATTCTGTCCGAAGTCAAAGAGTACCGATTGGCCTTTCTTTACGGTGATAGGAGCAGGTCCCTGCTGAGTTGTGATGACATTGGCCATACCGAAGTCTGTTCCCGTTGGGGTGCTGCCTTCATAGATGGTAGCTGTCTTGACTTGTTTGAAATGCTCTGGCAGCAATAGTACATAACCGCCAGTGAAAGCGTTGATCTCGCCCTTGAAATCGGCGTTCTCGCTCACTGCATTCCAATGACTGTCATCATATTGGGCAGTGGTCCAAGGTTCTATAAGGCGTGCATCGTATATCTCGCCATCATAGATGTCGCCCAGTTTCATGGCACCATTCTTGGAAGAAAGCCATGAAAGGTCGCTCACTACCACATCCTGCGAACCGTCACTGTAAGTGATGAGTAGTTTTGCCAGGAATCCCAGTTCGGGCGAACCGTAGGCGCCATGCATCACAGCTCCTGCCCACCAACCGGTAGTGACGAGCGCGCAGAGCGCATTCTTGCCTTCACTCATCATAGAGGTGACGTCGTGAGTGCTGTAGAAAACACGTTTGCGGTAGTCGGTCCATCCTGGTTTCATCTCTTCATAAACAGTAGTTCCATCGGGCTGGAGGTGACCCACACGTTGGCCGTTCATAAAGAGATCATACACACCAAGTCCGCTGGTGAACAGAACGGCAGAAGCCACTTTCTTGTCGATATTGAATGTTTTGCGGAACATCGGCATTCCCTTTGTGCGTGTCTGCATCACTTTCCTTTCGGCATTGGGTGATTTTACATGACACATGCGACTACCTTCCAGTTCCTCAATGTTGGCGTCAAAGAAAAAGTCGGAAGAAAGGGCTTCGAAATCCTCAGAAAGAGTAATCGTAGGCTTTGCGTCCTTGTCATATTCGGTGACCACAATATTGTCGTAGTATGCTTCTTCGCCTGTATTGTTGTCAACACGCATGCCGATATCTCCTTTTACGGCAGAACCTGTGTTGTCGGTGTAGGTGTCAACCAGCATATCATCTATGTATGTATAGATTTGATTGCCTTCTACTTCAATTCGGTAGTGGCGTCTGTGGCCTACCAAATCCGACTTTTTAAACTGGGTGAACTGTGCATCGTTCCATGTCAGATTGCCATTGATATAGACGTGATGGCGTACGGCAGGATTGGCGTTGTCGTTGCAATTAATCTGCCACATGTGGTAAGTGTTAGCCGAAGTGTAGGCAAATATCATGGCAGCGGCCGATTTTACAAGATACATGTCGAAGTCAACAGCATAATGAATATTGCTGTCATCTGTCTGTTTCTGCCATACCAGTACATGGTTGTTCTTTGAACCTACGACACGTAGCTTTTCATTATTGGTAAGGGTACCGCCAGTGAAGCTGTTGCCTGATGAGAAATCTTCTGAGAAAAGTGGGGTGCCATCGGATTTGCTGACGCGGATGTCATCGTAAACACCAATCTCTTCTAGTCCGTCGCGTTCGCCATGGTCTTCGCGCATGCCTACACGACCAAACTTAAAGTTACCGGTTCGTTCATCGACTAATACATTATTTATATACGTACGTGCGCGTGAGGCACCTGTCACCTCTATTCGGAGGGTAAACTCGTCTGTATTGTTTAATGCCACCTTGCCACGAAGGTCAATATTGTCAAGGCAAGCAGGATTGCCATTTGCCCAAACATGTGGACGCAGACGCGGATAGTCGCCCTCAATGTTCAATTGCCAGAAGTAAAAGTTTGAGGCATCTTGCATGGCAAAACAAAGACCGGCAGCAGTATGCTCAATTTGAACTTTTCCTTCAACGATATAGTCGGTGATTTCTTCTGCAGCGTCTTGTGGACTGAGATCGGTGGCTTTTATCCATTTTGCTCCACTCCAGCCTGAAGCCAACAGACCGGTTTCAAAGAAGGCTGTCTCTGTAGAGGTGGCTTTCTGACCCTTGTTGTCATTTACTGTGACATGCCAATAATAACGGCTTGCAGGTTGTAATGAAAGAGCCGTTGTGACATTAGCCGACTGACTACTCTCAACAATTCCCGAGTCGTAGATGGGATTTGAACCATCGGCATCTTTAGAGACGACGAGCTGGTAGGATGTTTGTACTACTCCACGATCATCCGATTGAAGTTGCCAAGAAAACTGGGGTGTGAATGTGTCAATTCCGCTTGGATTGCGTAATGATTGAACACGAAGGTTATCGACAGTCAGTGCGAATGCTGAAAACCAGCAAACAGTTGCCAATAACAAAGAAATAAAGATTCTTTTGGTCATAATTGATAATTTTATAGTTAGGTAAATTTGTAATATTTGCCAGCAAAATTATGAATTTTACTTTTTGGAAAATGAAAATTTTGATTCAAGAAATAGCAAAATCTGGTAACAGGGGGATTATCCCCATTTTGTTACTATTCCATTTGATACGCGAACTTTGTTTTTTGAGAAATACTACCTATTTCTTGTTTGTTTGCGGGAAATTGGCTAATTTTGCAGGCAGAACGATTATGTCTTTTTCGTACTATGCCTACAAAGAGTTTTAGGTTTGCCATTTTCGGCAACGTTTATCAGCAACACAAGTCATTAGCCATTAAACAGCTTGTTGATTGTTTGCATCAGCACAATGCAGAGATTGTGATTGATGATGAGTATTATGACTTCTTATGTTGCAGTGAACTGATTTCATTGGATGAAGTTGAAACGTTTACTGGTTCAGACTTTGAAGCCGATTTTGCTGTTTCTATGGGCGGTGATGGAACATTACTGATGACTGCCAGTCGTGTGCGTGACAAACAGATTCCCATTGTAGGCGTCAATATGGGGCGACTCGGTTTCCTGGCAGATGTAAGTGCTGCCGATATAGAAGATACTGTGGATGCTCTCTATCGAGGCGACTATTCGGTTGAAGACCGTGCCCTGATTCATGTAGAAACAGATGGCGAACCCATTGAAGGTTACGATTGTGCATTGAATGATGTGTCGATTCTGAAACGTGACTCGGCATCGATGATTTCTATCCGTGCATCTATCGATGGTGAGTATCTGATCACTTATCAGGCTGATGGACTGATTGTTTCTACACCTACTGGTTCAACAGCCTATTCACTTTCCAATGGTGGCCCTATCACAGTTCCAGGAACGGGCGTACTGCTGCTTACAGCCGTTGCTCCCCATTCGCTGAATGTGCGTCCTATTGTATTGCCAGACTCAGCCGAGATTGAACTGACAGTGAGCAGTCGCAGCCATTCATTCCTGGTGGCCATAGACGGTCGTAGTGGTAAACTGCCTGAAGGCACAACACTTAGGTTGACGAAAGCACCTTACAAGGTGAAAGTGGTGAAAAGACGTGAAACAAGCTATTTCTCCATGTTGCGCGAAAAAATGATGTGGGGAGCTGATGTCAGATAGGTTGATTGTTGAATCATATAGTATTGAAAGTGAGCATACGTCATTATTTCCATATTCCAGAGAGTAAGTACTCGGCCATACAGATTTTGTGTTGGCTATGGCGAGTATGGAAAGGCAATCGCCTACAGGCTATACTCAATGCCACTATCGGACTGTTGGAAGTTGCTTTCAGTCTGGCTATGGTATGGGCCATGCAGCGGGCCATTGATCTGGCTTCCGCAGGTATTGGCCTTTCAGCAGGAGAAGAGAAAGCAAGCAGTGGCGAACTGATTGCTGCTGTAGGGCTGATGGCTGCCATTACGCTATGCGATTTTGCCTTGGGCATCTCTCGCGTATGGATTAAGAATATCTTAGGCATCAAGGCGCGTAACAATATGCAACAACTGATGCTGGCCAGACTGTTGCGCTCAGAATGGCGTGGGCGTGAGGCGATGCACTCAGGTGATGTTATCAACCGACTGGAAACTGATGTGAACCATGTGATTGATTTCCTCACCGAAACCTTACCTTCCACCCTTTCTACGCTGGCCATGTTTATTGGCGCTTTCTTCTATCTGATGCAGATGGACACCTGGTTGGCCATCATCACGGTTGGCATTCTGCCTGTGTTCGTCTTGGGAAGCAGGTTTTATGTTGCAAAGATGCGCCAGCTGAGTAGAAAGGTGCGCGAGAGTGATAGTTTTGTTCAGAGTCTGCTGACAGAAACCATGCAGCATCGTATGCTTGTCAAGACAATGGAGGCCGACGAACTGATGCTTGACAGACTTGAGGGAACCCAGTCGGTATTGAGAGAACGGGTAAAACAACGGACAATTTTCAGTGTTGCTTCTAATCTGTTTCTGAATACTGGCTTCTCTTTGGGTTATCTGATTGCTTTCCTTTGGGGATTGGTGCGCCTGAATAATGGTACCATAACCTTTGGTGCCATGACTGCCTTTCTGCAGTTAGTGTATCGTATTCAAGGCCCTGCACGCAATCTGACGAAATTGGCTCCCGCTTTTGTGAATGTCTTTACTTCTGCTGAACGTCTCATGGAGTTGGAAGAAATCCCAGAAGAGGAACAGGGAAAAGCAATCATGTTGCCATCGCCATGCGGTGTCCGTTTCCGAGATGTGAGCTACAGTTATATGCCTGGTAATAGGACCGTTGTTCAGCATGCCGATTATGATTTCAAACCAGGTTCGTGTACTGCTATTCTTGGTGAAACGGGATCGGGAAAAACAACACTCATCAGGTTACTGCTCAGTTTGATTCACCCTCAACAAGGCGCTATCAGTATTTATTCTGCCTCAGCCGTTGGCGAACAAATACTCTCACCCCTTCATCGGTGTAACTTTGTGTATGTGCCTCAAGGAAACACTTTGTTAAGTGGTACGCTGCGCGAAAACCTTTTGTTGGGTGCACCGCAGGCTACTGACGAACAAATGCGTGAAGCCCTGCAAATGGCCTGTGCTCAATTTGTTGACGAACTGCCTGATGGACTTGATACTGTGTTTGCTGAACAGGGTGGGGGACTCTCGGAAGGACAGGCTCAGCGTATTGCAATAGCCAGAGCACTGTTGCGTCCGGGAAGTATTATTCTGTTGGATGAGGCAACAAGTGCTCTCGACCCATTGACTGAACGACAGCTACTTGATAATATTCTGCGTGGACAAAAGAAAACCGTTATCTTTGTAACCCACCGTCATGCTGTGACCGAATATTGCGACCAAACCATCTTTGTGAAATAAATACTAAAACAAATTTTGGCCATTATTTTTTGAATTTTGGCCAAAATTCAAAAAATAATGGCCAAAATTTAAAATGATAGCTTTGCTGTAGATAAGCAAAAGCATAATTCTTGTCGTATAAAAAAAGCCCTGGCGCTTCACAGCGGCAGGACCTTTATTTATTAAATAGTAAGTAATAATGATTTTTTATATATGTGTATATAGTCAGTAGCTGTTTTTTAAAAAGATTTCCTATCTACGAGTGTCCGTATTATTATATATGTTTCAATTTGCTTTCAATTCTTTGACTTGCCTAAACCTTATCGAGGCAAGTTGAACGCACGTGTCATCTCTTTCATCTGTGCGTCACTCATACCTTCTGGTTCAAATCCCATGCACTTGGCATTGATATAGATCTTTGCACTCTTCGAAAGTACGTCAATTTGGTCGAAGGCATCCATCACATCCTTGCCCTTAGCAAAAACACCATGCTTCTCCCACATCACCACATCGTAGTCTTCCAACTCTTTGAGGGTTGCATTGGCTAATTCGTTTGAGCCTGGAAGGGTATAGGGAACAATGCCTAATCCTAACGGACAGAATGCTTTTGTTTCAGGAATCATTGACCAGAGTATCTTTGTCAGAACATCCTTGCCAAGGAACTCACGCTTGTGACTCATAGCAACCAACTCGATGGGATGGGTATGAACGGTAGCCTTATAGCCACTGCCTGTTTCAATCTGATGAGCATGTACTGTGAGGTGACTGGGAAGTTCGCTCGTAGGCATTACGGGATTGTCTGCAATCATTACATAACTTGCACAATCGTCAAGAATACGAATGATACTACCATTTTCCATTGGCCAGCGAGCTAAGTCGCGCATGCGTTTGCCTGTTCCCTTGCAATAGAAATAGCATCCCTTCAATGCGGGAAGCGTAACGCCAATCTGCTTTACTTCGCTGATAGCAGGCAATTTCCGAATCTCATCGTCAACGTACTCTGTAATGTTGACAGTGATATTGCCACCGTTACGCTCTGCCCAACCGTTTTGCCAAAGATAACCAGCTACTTCAGCTATTTTCTCTATCTCAGACTTTAGTGCGGGACGACCTTCTAAAATACTTTTCATTGTGTATTTCTATTTCTTTTTGCGCTGCAAAGTTAAACGTATTTTGGCATTCATATACGAATAATTTGATTTTTCGCCTCCAATTTATGATTTTTTAATTGATTTAAGTCAATTAGTTGAAAAAGCATTTATAATTATGTTTGCGTGGAGAAAATATATTGTAACTTTGCAGTCATGAATGAAGTAAAGTGGAGCGAAAATATTATTCTGGCCGATGCAGAATATATAGATAAGGTGGCTTTCGACCTGATAGTGAATTTTGAGCGCATGTTGGGACGACGCATCCCGCCGGCTGATATGGCCCGATGGTTAGATTGTGTTGCTTTAGATGGCGGAATGCGCGAACTTCCACAAGCTGATGGCTCCACAGAACGTGTAAATGAGGTTCTGGCCGTCTTTATTCATGACAAACGCCATAGCTGTTTACACAATTTCGCTCCGTCCAATTATTCGGAAGAGTTGAATGGTAAAGCTTTCAAGGATCATTTAGGCGAGTTTTCTATTAGCGCTTTGCCAGTAGAGGAAATGACCACGAAAGCTGATTTCTTTATTGATACCCTCCAATTGGTTTGTGCCCAGTCAGATGTGAAACGCGTGATGGTGGTCGTATCTGATGAGTTGTATGATCGTGTGCGTCAGGCATTGCGAAATGTTGATGACGAGAAACGAATCACGGTGTTTGGCATGCAGCCTCGTGAGGGCGGTAATTTCAGGCAGGAGATTCTGGGATATTCGTTGATGGCAGCTTTAGGCATCCGTTCAGAAGAAATATTGCAGAAGGCATAAAGTATGAAACCTGATAGATGATACGACCAAAATTATTCATTACATATATTAAAAATCTAAGGTAAAAAGAGAAAAAATGGCTACATTGACAATCTTTATTGTTGCGGTCTTCGTGATTGGCTATCTGTGTATAGCATTGGAGAGCGTTACCGAGATCAACAAGGCGGCAATAGCCCTGTTGATGTGTGTGGGGTGCTGGACACTTTTAATGGTGTCACCTGGTATGTATTATCCTGAGATAGCCTCAGGCGAGGTGGTTCATCATATCAGTGAAGTGATTGAACATCACCTGGGAGACGCTGCTGGTACGCTGTTCTTCTTGATGGGTGCGATGACCATTGTTGAGATTGTTGATTCTAATGGCGGCTTCAACTTCGTACGTGATACCTTAAAGACACGTTCAAAGCGGAAACTGCTGTGGCGTGTGGCTTTTATGACCTTCTTCCTTTCAGCCATTCTTGACAATCTGACCACTTCGATTGTGATGATTATGGTGCTTCGTAAATTGGTACAGAGCCGTGAGGAGCGTCTTATCTATGCTGCGCTGATTGTTATCTCTGCTAATTC
The sequence above is a segment of the Prevotella sp. E9-3 genome. Coding sequences within it:
- a CDS encoding alpha-L-rhamnosidase produces the protein MTKRIFISLLLATVCWFSAFALTVDNLRVQSLRNPSGIDTFTPQFSWQLQSDDRGVVQTSYQLVVSKDADGSNPIYDSGIVESSQSANVTTALSLQPASRYYWHVTVNDNKGQKATSTETAFFETGLLASGWSGAKWIKATDLSPQDAAEEITDYIVEGKVQIEHTAAGLCFAMQDASNFYFWQLNIEGDYPRLRPHVWANGNPACLDNIDLRGKVALNNTDEFTLRIEVTGASRARTYINNVLVDERTGNFKFGRVGMREDHGERDGLEEIGVYDDIRVSKSDGTPLFSEDFSSGNSFTGGTLTNNEKLRVVGSKNNHVLVWQKQTDDSNIHYAVDFDMYLVKSAAAMIFAYTSANTYHMWQINCNDNANPAVRHHVYINGNLTWNDAQFTQFKKSDLVGHRRHYRIEVEGNQIYTYIDDMLVDTYTDNTGSAVKGDIGMRVDNNTGEEAYYDNIVVTEYDKDAKPTITLSEDFEALSSDFFFDANIEELEGSRMCHVKSPNAERKVMQTRTKGMPMFRKTFNIDKKVASAVLFTSGLGVYDLFMNGQRVGHLQPDGTTVYEEMKPGWTDYRKRVFYSTHDVTSMMSEGKNALCALVTTGWWAGAVMHGAYGSPELGFLAKLLITYSDGSQDVVVSDLSWLSSKNGAMKLGDIYDGEIYDARLIEPWTTAQYDDSHWNAVSENADFKGEINAFTGGYVLLLPEHFKQVKTATIYEGSTPTGTDFGMANVITTQQGPAPITVKKGQSVLFDFGQNIVGWVNFKVKGKSGNRLKMRFVEMLNDNGSRSRGNDGPGGTPYLTNLRSAKASLYYTLRGDEDGEQYHPSTTFFGFRYCEITPGDDVEILAIEAQPISSSTDELGSLETSNEMVNQLFSNITWGQRGNLLSIPTDCPQRDERLGWTADTQVFSRTGMFNAHMESFYRKWMQDMRDGQNNEGAYPGVAPENWGTPFGQCVWADAGILVPYNIYMMTGNVEALRENYESMTRYMDYLSTQVFDGYKYNGGGLTWGDWLSFVNTDTRYIAVAYYGLDAQLMATMSKALSQTPNDIYAQKAQQYEELYQNIKSEFRSRYITPTIRQNTQTAFLMALEYNMLEGDTEINTIKDRLSKAIIRNKYKLNTGFAGTAILNTTLSRFGMTDLAYDLLLQRECPSWLYSIDQGATTIWERWNSYTLETGFGDPGMNSFNHYAYGAVGEWMYRYMLGIEWDDQDPGFHHIILQPKPDCRTTLPEGQQLITSARGHHHSNYGDIRSAWQSVSQDEFTYDCTIPANTTATLLLPVADEQTPVYENNIAVEESEGIEYIGYADGCKIFRLGSGTYHFTTHLKISAIALPSAVEGLGAAETVYDLAGRNFSNSKQVKGIYIADGKKYLKK
- a CDS encoding NAD kinase, coding for MPTKSFRFAIFGNVYQQHKSLAIKQLVDCLHQHNAEIVIDDEYYDFLCCSELISLDEVETFTGSDFEADFAVSMGGDGTLLMTASRVRDKQIPIVGVNMGRLGFLADVSAADIEDTVDALYRGDYSVEDRALIHVETDGEPIEGYDCALNDVSILKRDSASMISIRASIDGEYLITYQADGLIVSTPTGSTAYSLSNGGPITVPGTGVLLLTAVAPHSLNVRPIVLPDSAEIELTVSSRSHSFLVAIDGRSGKLPEGTTLRLTKAPYKVKVVKRRETSYFSMLREKMMWGADVR
- a CDS encoding ABC transporter ATP-binding protein — translated: MSIRHYFHIPESKYSAIQILCWLWRVWKGNRLQAILNATIGLLEVAFSLAMVWAMQRAIDLASAGIGLSAGEEKASSGELIAAVGLMAAITLCDFALGISRVWIKNILGIKARNNMQQLMLARLLRSEWRGREAMHSGDVINRLETDVNHVIDFLTETLPSTLSTLAMFIGAFFYLMQMDTWLAIITVGILPVFVLGSRFYVAKMRQLSRKVRESDSFVQSLLTETMQHRMLVKTMEADELMLDRLEGTQSVLRERVKQRTIFSVASNLFLNTGFSLGYLIAFLWGLVRLNNGTITFGAMTAFLQLVYRIQGPARNLTKLAPAFVNVFTSAERLMELEEIPEEEQGKAIMLPSPCGVRFRDVSYSYMPGNRTVVQHADYDFKPGSCTAILGETGSGKTTLIRLLLSLIHPQQGAISIYSASAVGEQILSPLHRCNFVYVPQGNTLLSGTLRENLLLGAPQATDEQMREALQMACAQFVDELPDGLDTVFAEQGGGLSEGQAQRIAIARALLRPGSIILLDEATSALDPLTERQLLDNILRGQKKTVIFVTHRHAVTEYCDQTIFVK
- the rhaD gene encoding rhamnulose-1-phosphate aldolase; translation: MKSILEGRPALKSEIEKIAEVAGYLWQNGWAERNGGNITVNITEYVDDEIRKLPAISEVKQIGVTLPALKGCYFYCKGTGKRMRDLARWPMENGSIIRILDDCASYVMIADNPVMPTSELPSHLTVHAHQIETGSGYKATVHTHPIELVAMSHKREFLGKDVLTKILWSMIPETKAFCPLGLGIVPYTLPGSNELANATLKELEDYDVVMWEKHGVFAKGKDVMDAFDQIDVLSKSAKIYINAKCMGFEPEGMSDAQMKEMTRAFNLPR
- a CDS encoding DUF6621 family protein, with amino-acid sequence MNEVKWSENIILADAEYIDKVAFDLIVNFERMLGRRIPPADMARWLDCVALDGGMRELPQADGSTERVNEVLAVFIHDKRHSCLHNFAPSNYSEELNGKAFKDHLGEFSISALPVEEMTTKADFFIDTLQLVCAQSDVKRVMVVVSDELYDRVRQALRNVDDEKRITVFGMQPREGGNFRQEILGYSLMAALGIRSEEILQKA